From Seriola aureovittata isolate HTS-2021-v1 ecotype China chromosome 16, ASM2101889v1, whole genome shotgun sequence, one genomic window encodes:
- the col1a2 gene encoding collagen alpha-2(I) chain: MGIMGARGPPGPPGPPGSQGHTGHAGEPGEPGQTGPVGPRGPPGPPGKSGEDGNNGRPGKPGDRGAPGPQGARGFPGTPGLPGMKGHRGYTGLDGRKGEPGAAGAKGEPGAHGAAGSPGLAGSRGLPGERGRAGPAGPAGARGADGNVGPAGPAGPLGAAGPPGFPGGPGPKGEIGPVGATGPSGPQGSRGEPGPNGAVGPVGPAGNPGANGLNGAKGAAGTPGVAGAPGFPGPRGGPGPQGPQGATGPRGLAGDPGAQGVKGDGGPKGEPGNSGPQGAPGPQGEEGKRGPTGELGATGPAGNRGARGASGSRGMPGSEGRTGPIGMPGARGSTGSAGPRGPPGDAGRAGEPGPAGLRGLPGSPGNSGPPGKEGPAGPAGQDGRTGPPGPTGPRGQPGNIGFPGPKGPSGEPGKPGEKGATGPTGLRGSPGADGNNGATGAMGPAGGPGEKGEQGPSGAPGFQGLPGPAGPAGEAGKAGDRGIPGDQGVAGPGGAKGERGNPGAAGASGAQGPIGARGPVGAPGADGGKGEPGVAGNAGGPGPQGPGGMPGERGAAGPPGPKGEKGENGHRGPDGNAGRDGSRGLPGPAGPPGPTGANGDKGESGAFGPAGPAGPRGASGERGEVGPAGAPGFAGPPGADGQPGARGERGPGGGKGELGPAGPAGPAGQSGPAGPSGPSGPGGARGDTGPPGLTGFPGAAGRVGAAGPSGIVGPPGSAGPAGKDGPRGLRGDSGPAGPSGEQGMVGPPGPSGDKGPSGEAGPPGAPGTPGSIGPLGIQGFVGLPGTRGDRGSPGGAGALGEAGRVGPAGPPGARGPPGNIGLPGMTGPQGEAGREGNAGNDGPPGRPGIPGFKGDRGEPGPSGSMGLAGAPGPAGPTGGAGRPGNRGESGPGGPAGPVGAAGARGAAGPAGPRGEKGGAGDKGERGMKGLRGHPGLQGMPGPSGPSGDTGAAGANGPSGPRGASGPHGPAGKDGRAGGHGTIGSPGARGPPGYVGPAGPPGPPGLPGPPGPAGGGYDVSGYDEYRADQPALRAKDYEVDATIKSLNTQIENLLTPEGSRKNPARTCRDIKLSHPDWSSGFYWIDPNQGCINDAVKVFCDFTTRETCIYAHPESIARKNWFRSTEGKKHVWFGETINGGTEFTYNDETLSPQSMATQLAFMRLLSNQASQNITYHCKNSVAYMDGESGNLKKAVVLQGSNDVELRAEGNSRFTFSVLEDGCTRHTGEWSKTVIEYRTNKPSRLPILDIAPLDIGGADQEFGLDIGPVCFK, encoded by the exons ATG GGTATTATGGGTGCTAGAGGCCCTCCCGGACCTCCTGGACCTCCT GGATCCCAGGGACACACCGGACATGCTGGTGAGCCCGGAGAGCCTGGACAGACT GGCCCCGTTGGTCCTCGTGGCCCCCCTGGACCTCCCGGAAAATCTGGAGAGGAC GGTAACAATGGCAGACCTGGCAAGCCCGGAGACAGAGGTGCCCCCGGCCCTCAG GGTGCTCGTGGATTCCCCGGAACCCCTGGACTTCCAGGAATGAAGGGACACAGA ggttACACTGGTCTGGATGGACGCAAGGGAGAGCCTGGTGCCGCTGGCGCCAAG GGTGAGCCTGGTGCCCATGGAGCTGCTGGAAGCCCTGGACTGGCT GGATCTCGTGGTCTGCCTGGTGAGAGAGGTCGTGCTGGCCCTGCTGGCCCTGCTGGTGCTCGTGGTGCTGATGGCAATGTTGGACCCGCTGGCCCTGCT gGTCCCCTTGGTGCTGCTGGTCCCCCAGGTTTCCCCGGTGGCCCCGGACCTAAG GGAGAGATTGGACCTGTTGGAGCTACTGGCCCATCTGGACCTCAGGGATCTAGAGGAGAGCCCGGTCCCAATGGCGCTGTTGGCCCCGTTGGCCCCGCT GGTAACCCTGGTGCTAATGGCCTGAATGGAGCCAAGGGAGCTGCT GGTACCCCCGGTGTTGCTGGAGCTCCTGGCTTCCCCGGACCAAGAGGAGGACCTGGACCTCAGGGACCTCAGGGTGCTACTGGACCTAGAGGCCTGGCT ggAGATCCTGGTGCTCAGGGTGTCAAGGGAGATGGTGGTCCCAAAGGAGAGCCT GGTAACTCTGGACCTCAGGGAGCCCCCGGACCTCAGGGTGAGGAGGGCAAGAGAGGACCCACTGGTGAGCTTGGTGCCACTGGCCCTGCTGGCAACCGTGGAGCTAGA GGCGCTTCTGGCAGCCGTGGTATGCCTGGCTCTGAGGGAAGAACTGGTCCCATT GGTATGCCTGGTGCCCGTGGTTCCACTGGTTCAGCTGGACCTCGTGGACCTCCTGGAGATGCTGGTCGTGCTGGTGAGCCTGGCCCAGCTGGTCTCAGG GGTCTCCCAGGAAGCCCCGGAAACTCTGGACCCCCAGGAAAGGAGGGACCTGCT ggTCCTGCTGGACAAGATGGCCGCACTGGACCCCCTGGCCCTACTGGACCTAGAGGCCAGCCTGGAAACATTGGCTTCCCCGGACCCAAAGGACCTTCt GGCGAGCCTGGCAAGCCTGGTGAGAAAGGAGCCACTGGCCCCACTGGACTGAGA GGATCCCCTGGAGCTGATGGTAACAACGGAGCTACTGGCGCTATGGGACCTGCT GGCGGCCCCGGTGAGAAGGGAGAGCAGGGACCTTCTGGAGCTCCTGGCTTCCAG GGTCTGCCCGGACCCGCTGGACCCGCTGGAGAGGCTGGAAAGGCTGGAGACAGA GGTATCCCTGGAGACCAGGGAGTTGCTGGACCTGGTGGTGCCAAG GGAGAGCGTGGTAACCCTGGTGCTGCCGGAGCTTCTGGCGCTCAGGGACCCATTGGAGCCCGTGGACCCGTTGGAGCCCCTGGAGCTGATGGTGGCAAG GGAGAGCCTGGTGTTGCTGGAAATGCTGGTGGCCCTGGACCTCAGGGACCTGGTGGCATGCCTGGTGAGCGTGGAGCCGCTGGTCCTCCTGGACCCAAGGGAGAGAAG GGAGAGAATGGACACAGAGGCCCTGATGGCAATGCTGGCAGAGATGGTTCCCGT GGTCTGCCTGGACCTGCTGGACCTCCTGGACCCACTGGAGCCAATGGTGATAAG GGTGAGAGCGGTGCCTTCGGACCTGCTGGTCCCGCTGGACCTCGTGGAGCCTCT GGAGAGCGTGGAGAGGTTGGACCTGCTGGAGCTCCCGGATTCGCTGGACCCCCT GGTGCTGATGGTCAGCCTGGAGCAAGAGGAGAGCGTGGACCTGGTGGAGGAAAGGGAGAACTTGGACCCGCTGGCCCTGCTGGACCCGCTGGACAGTCTGGACCTGCT GGTCCCTCTGGACCTTCTGGACCTGGTGGTGCTCGTGGAGACACTGGTCCTCCT GGTCTGACTGGTTTCCCTGGTGCTGCTGGCAGAGTTGGTGCTGCTGGTCCCTCT GGTATTGTTGGACCTCCTGGTTCTGCTGGTCCCGCTGGTAAGGATGGTCCTCGTGGTCTCCGTGGTGACTCTGGTCCTGCTGGTCCTTCTGGAGAGCAGGGTATGGTTGGACCACCTGGTCCATCTGGAGATAAGGGACCCTCTGGAGAGGCTGGCCCACCT GGTGCACCTGGTACTCCTGGATCTATCGGTCCTCTTGGTATTCAAGGATTCGTTGGTCTGCCTGGTACTAGAGGAGATCGTGGTTCccctggtggtgctggtgctcTG GGAGAGGCTGGTAGAGTTGGACCTGCTGGTCCCCCTGGAGCCCGTGGTCCCCCTGGCAACATTGGCCTGCCTGGTATGACCGGACCTCAGGGAGAGGCTGGACGTGAG GGTAACGCTGGTAACGATGGACCTCCTGGTCGTCCTGGTATTCCTGGATTCAAG GGAGACCGTGGTGAGCCCGGACCTTCTGGTTCCATGGGACTGGCTGGTGCCCCCGGACCTGCTGGACCCACTGGAGGTGCTGGCAGACCTGGAAACCGTGGAGAGTCT GGCCCCGGAGGTCCCGCTGGACCTGTTGGCGCCGCTGGAGCTAGAGGAGCTGCT ggACCTGCTGGACCCCGTGGTGAGAAGGGAGGTGCTGGagacaagggagagagaggcatgaAGGGTCTGCGTGGACATCCTGGTCTCCAGGGAATGCCTGGACCTTCT ggaCCCTCCGGTGacactggagctgctggagctaATGGACCTTCTGGACCCAGA GGAGCTTCTGGACCCCACGGACCCGCTGGTAAGGATGGAAGAGCTGGTGGACATGGTACTATTGGATCTCCTGGTGCTCGTGGACCCCCTGGATACGTTGGACCTGCT GGTCCTCCTGGACCTCCCGGTCTGCCCGGACCTCCCGGCCCCGCTGGTGGTGGATATGATGTCTCCGGATATGATGAGTACAGAGCTGATCAGCCCGCTCTGAGAGCCAAGGACTACGAGGTTGATGCCACCATCAAGTCCCTCAACACCCAGATTGAGAACCTGCTCACCCCTGAGGGATCCAGGAAGAACCCTGCCCGCACCTGCCGTGACATCAAGCTCAGCCACCCCGACTGGAGCAGCG GTTTCTACTGGATTGACCCCAACCAGGGATGCATCAATGATGCCGTCAAGGTCTTCTGTGACTTCACCACCCGCGAGACCTGCATCTATGCCCACCCTGAGAGCATCGCCCGCAAGAACTGGTTCAGAAGCACCGAGGGCAAGAAGCACGTCTGGTTCGGAGAGACCATCAACGGCGGTACCGAG TTTACCTACAATGATGAGACCCTCAGCCCCCAGAGCATGGCCACCCAACTCGCCTTCATGCGCCTCCTGTCCAACCAGGCTAGCCAGAACATCACCTACCACTGCAAGAACAGCGTTGCCTACATGGATGGTGAGAGCGGCAACCTGAAGAAGGCCGTGGTGCTCCAGGGCTCCAACGATGTGGAGCTGAGGGCCGAGGGCAACAGCCGCTTCACCTTCTCCGTGCTGGAGGACGGCTGCACT AGACACACTGGCGAGTGGAGCAAGACAGTGATTGAGTACAGAACAAATAAACCATCTCGCCTGCCCATCCTCGACATTGCACCTTTGGACATTGGTGGAGCTGATCAGGAGTTTGGTTTGGACATTGGCCCAGTCTGTTTCAAATAA
- the casd1 gene encoding N-acetylneuraminate 9-O-acetyltransferase, whose protein sequence is MEKEAVSLEADGAGGAPGGAPPPLDCTAACCHGGAKMAVLAYSLGKREINQHFTIKNAKLISLVVVILLLVFHTASRYYGGGDSCEWLLSRGRYLGENVWQPYGCMMHKYKSIEAKTCLAEKRVAFVGDSRIRQLFYSFIKIIDPERREEGNKHEDISFEEESSAVNVDFLWYPEANNSMKERLISWTHEASAKPDVVILGAATWSIKLHSGSSETLQQYKVNLTAIAVHLERLADHGEVYWVLQDPVNEEVLSENRKMITNQQLELYNEAAADVLNSSKRNGRSRVKLLAASRQAALETITLSDDGLHLPESTRNVGAMVLMNSVCNKLLRPIDGSCCQTLPPPNFLQKLSACFFLGSALVFLILHVLGNNRHRRPVPPDVESLEEKKPATAAVPLGPKAPFQALCRMGIIMGYFYLCDRADVFMKEQKFYTHSTFFIPLIYIFVLGVFYSENSKETKLLNREQTDEWKGWMQLVILIYHISGASAFIPVYMHVRVLVAAYLFQTGYGHFSFFWLKGDFGLYRVCQVLFRLNFLVLVLCVVMDRPYQFYYFVPLVTFWFVVIYATLAMWPQILQKKANSSGIWHLGVLVKLLGLLLFICFFAFSQGFFESIFSMWPISKLFELNGSIHEWWFRWKLDRFAVIHGMLFAFIYLVLQKRQVLSESKGEALFSVKISNLLLFLSVVSFITYSIWASSCKTKTECNEMHPYISVVQILAFILIRNIPGYARSIYSSFFAWFGKISLELFICQYHIWLAADTKGILVLIPGNPSLNIMLSTFIFVCVAHEISLITNDLAQVVIPKDSVALLKRLGVVGLFSLIVLLLARGSQPTPGA, encoded by the exons ATGGAGAAGGAGGCGGTGTCGCTTGAGGCAGACGGGGCAGGTGGTGCACCGGGAGGAGCGCCACCGCCGCTAGACTGCACAGCTGCTTGTTGTCATGGAGGAGCAAAGATGGCGGTCCTGGCCTATAGCCTGGGCAAACGCgaaataaatcaacatttcaccattaaaaatgccaaattaaTATCGCTAGTAGTCGTTATTTTACTCCTTGTGTTTCACACAGCTTCGCGATATTATGGAG GTGGAGACTCATGTGAATGGCTGCTGTCCAGAGGACGTTACTTGGGGGAGAATGTATGGCAGCCTTATGGCTGTATGatgcacaaatacaaaagcat TGAAGCCAAAACATGCCTTGCTGAAAAGCGGGTGGCCTTTGTTGGTGATTCACGAATCAGGCAGCTATTTTACTCCTTCATCAAAATTATTGACCCTGAGcgaagagaagaaggaaacaaG CATGAGGACATTTCCTTTGAAgaagagagttctgctgtgAATGTG GACTTCCTGTGGTATCCAGAGGCAAATAATTCGATGAAGGAGCGCTTGATATCATGGACACAT GAAGCTTCAGCTAAGCCAGATGTTGTCATCCTTGGAGCTGCCACA TGGTCCATTAAGTTGCACAGTGGCAGCAGCGAGACCCTGCAGCAGTACAAAGTCAACCTGACAGCCATTGCTGTGCATCTAGAGAGGCTGGCTGACCATGGGGAGGTCTACTGGGTACTGCAAG ACCCAGTAAATGAGGAGGTGTTGAGTGAGAACAGGAAAATGATCACCaaccagcagctggagctgtacaatgaagcagcagcagatgtgcTCAACAGCAGCAAGCGTAACGGCAGGTCCCGGGTCAAGCTGTTGGCGGCGTCGCGTCAGGCGGCACTGGAAACGATCACCTTGTCAGACGATGGCTTGCACCTGCCTGAGAGCACCAGGAACGTG GGGGCCATGGTCCTCATGAACTCTGTGTGCAACAAGCTACTGAGGCCCATAGATGGATCCTGCTGCCAAACGTTACCGCCCCCAAACTTCCTCCAGAAATTGTCAGCGTGTTTCTTCCTGGGCTCAGCCCTGGTCTTCCTGATCCTCCATGTCCTTGGCAACAACCGCCACCGCCGACCTGTGCCCCCTGATGTGGAGAGCTTAGAGGAGAAGAAGCCAGCGACTGCAGCTGTCCCCTTGGGCCCGAAGGCGCCCTTCCAGGCGCTCTGCAGGATGGGCATCATCATGGGCTATTTTTACCTTTGTGACAGAGCAGATGTCTTCATGAAAGAGCAGAAGTTCTACACACACTCCACATTCTTCATCCCTCTCATCTATATATTTGTCTTGGGAGTGTTTTACAGTGAGAACAGCAAGGAG ACCAAATTACTCAACCGAGAGCAGACAGATGAGTGGAAAGGCTGGATGCAGCTTGTCATCCTCATCTATCACATATCTGGTGCTAGTGCT ttcaTTCCAGTGTACATGCACGTGCGGGTGCTGGTGGCAGCGTACCTTTTTCAGACTGGCTATGgacacttttcctttttctggcTCAAAGGAGACTTTGGACTGTATAGAGTGTGCCAG GTGCTTTTCCGTCTAAACTTCCTGGTCTTGGTGCTGTGTGTGGTGATGGACAGACCCTATCaattctattattttgtcccaTTGGTCACCTTCTGGTTTGTCGTCATCTACGCTACACTGGCCATGTGGCCTCAGATCCTGCAGAAGAAAGCCAACA GTAGCGGTATATGGCACCTCGGGGTCCTGGTAAAACTACTGGGTCTCCTTCTGTTCATATGCTTCTTTGCCTTTTCACAG GGTTTCTTTGAGAGCATCTTCTCCATGTGGCCCATCTCCAAGCTCTTCGAGCTGAACGGAAGCATCCACGAGTGGTGGTTCAGATGGAAGCTGGACCGATTT GCGGTGATACACGGCATGTTATTTGCTTTCATCTATCTGGTGCTGCAGAAGCGCCAGGTGCTGTCAGAGAGCAAAGGAGAAGCTCTCTTCTCTGTCAAGATTTCCaacctgctcctcttcctctctgttgtctCCTTCATA ACTTACTCAATATGGGCCAGCAgctgcaaaaccaaaacagagtgCAACGAGATGCATCCTTACATCTCTGTGGTCCAG attTTGGCCTTCATTCTCATCAGGAACATTCCTGGCTACGCCCGCTCTATATATAGCTCTTTCTTTGCATGGTTTGGAAAGATCTCCTTGGAG CTGTTCATATGCCAGTACCACATTTGGCTGGCAGCAGACACCAAGGGAATTTTGGTCCTGATTCCAGGAAACCCTTCACTAAACATCATGCTCAGCACcttcatctttgtttgtgtggCTCATGAGATTTCCCTCATCACCAATGACTTGGCCCAGGTGGTTATCCCCAAAGACAGCGTGGCCCTGCTCAAGAGACTGGGGGTTGTGGGGCTCTTCAGTCTGATTGTACTGCTGCTAGCCAGAGGCAGCCAGCCCACACCCGGTGCCTGA